The following proteins come from a genomic window of Phaeodactylum tricornutum CCAP 1055/1 chromosome 19, whole genome shotgun sequence:
- a CDS encoding predicted protein, translating to MKVSTRKMLTLWIAFLTNSAGIVQAFTPPSASSYPFPSTSFHNVNRLSIPVVRLHASPTSGDNDSNAKDRNRDEKLAKLGYSEQELQRVEARSNAKNDDKVRVNLIPEIDSVTLTAIGFGLIAFNFFVLANLGDGGIGGILATIINKLNE from the coding sequence ATGAAAGTATCCACTAGAAAGATGTTGACGCTTTGGATTGCGTTTCTCACGAACTCGGCCGGAATCGTGCAAGCCTTTACTCCTCCTTCAGCTAGTTCCTATCCGTTTCCGTCCACGTCATTCCACAACGTCAATCGGTTGTCCATCCCAGTCGTACGTCTACATGCGTCGCCTACCAGTGGCGATAATGATAGCAACGCAAAAGATAGAAATAGGGATGAGAAATTGGCAAAACTCGGATATTCCGAACAGGAATTGCAACGAGTTGAGGCGCGCTCGAACGCCAAGAATGACGACAAGGTCCGCGTCAATCTGATTCCCGAGATTGATTCCGTCACTCTAACGGCTATCGGATTCGGTTTGATTGCATTCAACTTCTTTGTGCTAGCCAACCTGGGTGACGGAGGCATTGGGGGGATTTTGGCTACCATTATCAACAAGCTAAACGAATAA